The following proteins are encoded in a genomic region of Candidatus Nitrospira nitrificans:
- a CDS encoding DegT/DnrJ/EryC1/StrS family aminotransferase: MKIQRYLAPTAAPVSWLDVMRGGWGLFQGRRARARREMEFARYFGVKYAFALSSGKAALTTILQVLAAASSRRKVIVPAYTCFSVPSAILRAGCDVVPCDVDPETLDYRFSDLEALVSGDILCIVSPHLLGQAADILRTKRIACRYEIPVVEDAAQAMGGTQGNRWLGTQADVGFFSLGRGKNVTAGSGGVILTNSDSLGSALAQQCKQIPETSWISQVQAFGEAVATAILIRPSLYWLPAGLPFLGLGETKFESDFSLCRLDGMRAGLLASWRSRLEQSNVERVRHSREMLDALRTSLGRLGPTCREATPYLRVPVIFPSAEMKARACQVSAASGLGVSGLYPSPISEIPALRSTCGTGRFPGAQVLADRMVTCPVHHYVTHQDILNIAGALQGVVDNKDRFAGKPPALPADSVPATKMKA, translated from the coding sequence ATGAAAATCCAGCGATATCTGGCTCCCACTGCCGCGCCGGTCTCATGGCTCGATGTGATGCGAGGGGGGTGGGGGCTGTTTCAGGGAAGGCGTGCGCGGGCGCGCCGGGAAATGGAATTTGCTCGGTACTTCGGGGTGAAGTATGCGTTTGCGCTGTCGTCAGGAAAAGCCGCGCTGACAACGATCCTCCAGGTGTTGGCTGCAGCCTCCTCCCGACGGAAGGTGATCGTGCCGGCCTATACCTGTTTTTCCGTACCCTCGGCGATTCTTCGGGCCGGATGTGATGTGGTGCCTTGTGATGTTGATCCTGAGACATTGGACTATCGATTCTCTGATCTGGAGGCGCTGGTGAGCGGTGACATTCTCTGCATCGTGAGCCCGCATTTGCTCGGCCAGGCGGCAGACATCCTTCGAACCAAGAGGATTGCCTGCCGCTACGAGATTCCGGTGGTGGAAGATGCGGCTCAAGCCATGGGCGGGACGCAGGGAAACCGTTGGCTGGGCACTCAGGCTGATGTCGGGTTTTTCAGTTTAGGGCGTGGAAAGAACGTGACAGCAGGATCGGGCGGAGTGATTCTCACCAATTCGGACTCGTTAGGTTCGGCGCTGGCGCAGCAATGCAAACAGATTCCAGAAACATCCTGGATCAGCCAAGTGCAAGCGTTTGGCGAAGCGGTGGCAACGGCTATTCTCATTCGACCTTCTCTCTATTGGCTGCCGGCCGGGCTGCCGTTTCTTGGACTAGGAGAAACGAAGTTTGAGTCGGATTTTTCATTATGCCGTCTGGACGGCATGCGAGCGGGTCTTCTCGCATCGTGGCGGTCGCGGTTGGAACAGTCCAATGTCGAGCGGGTGCGCCATAGCCGAGAGATGCTTGATGCTCTGCGGACTTCGCTCGGAAGGCTCGGGCCGACGTGTCGCGAGGCAACTCCCTATCTTCGCGTTCCCGTGATCTTTCCTTCAGCCGAAATGAAAGCGCGGGCATGCCAGGTGAGTGCTGCCTCAGGCCTGGGGGTGAGCGGTCTCTATCCGTCGCCGATATCTGAAATCCCGGCCTTGCGATCGACCTGTGGGACCGGCCGATTTCCAGGGGCGCAGGTCCTGGCTGATCGAATGGTGACATGTCCGGTGCATCACTACGTGACGCATCAAGATATTCTGAATATTGCCGGCGCTCTTCAAGGAGTGGTTGATAATAAGGACCGATTCGCCGGAAAGCCACCGGCCTTGCCTGCTGATTCGGTTCCGGCTACGAAGATGAAAGCATGA
- a CDS encoding FemAB family XrtA/PEP-CTERM system-associated protein, with product MNDAGFGQDGAGSIGLTVSRIQHTEEQGVWDRYVCDHSEGTGYHLVAWRQVIERTFGHRTVYLMARDDRGEIRGVLPLVLLKSPLFGQFLVSVPYVNYGGVLADGEQSRSALVEAAVVAAMELGATHIELRHEAEAKLPWPCKDHKVSMRLDLPAHFDELMKAFPPKLRSQVRRGLKEGMTVQMGGLDLLDDFYAVFARNMRDLGTPVYGKYFFADILRSFPKDAKICAVWLGADTVAAGLVYGFRQTLEIPWASSDRRFAKLAPNMLLYGSLLKYACEQGYRVFDFGRSTKDSGTYRFKEQWGAKPVQLYWHYWLRDGGPLPELNPQNPKYALAIRVWQQLPVPVTTTVGPWVAKYLP from the coding sequence GTGTGCGATCATTCGGAGGGGACTGGTTATCATTTAGTGGCATGGCGCCAGGTCATTGAACGCACGTTTGGGCATCGCACCGTGTATCTCATGGCGCGGGACGATCGGGGTGAGATCAGAGGAGTTCTCCCGCTGGTGTTGTTGAAAAGCCCCCTGTTCGGCCAATTTCTCGTATCGGTGCCGTATGTGAACTATGGCGGCGTATTGGCGGACGGAGAGCAATCCAGGAGCGCATTGGTGGAAGCGGCAGTCGTCGCGGCCATGGAATTGGGCGCGACGCATATTGAGTTACGGCACGAGGCCGAAGCAAAATTGCCGTGGCCGTGTAAAGATCACAAAGTCTCGATGCGACTCGACTTGCCCGCGCACTTTGATGAACTGATGAAGGCTTTTCCTCCAAAACTGCGGAGCCAGGTCCGGCGTGGATTAAAAGAGGGTATGACAGTGCAGATGGGCGGGTTGGATCTGTTGGATGATTTCTATGCGGTATTTGCGCGAAATATGCGAGATCTCGGGACACCGGTGTACGGGAAATATTTCTTTGCGGATATTCTCCGGTCCTTCCCCAAGGACGCGAAGATTTGTGCGGTTTGGTTGGGTGCCGATACGGTGGCTGCCGGACTGGTCTATGGGTTTCGGCAAACGTTGGAGATCCCGTGGGCCTCTTCCGACCGCCGGTTTGCCAAATTGGCGCCGAACATGTTGCTGTATGGATCGTTGCTGAAATATGCCTGCGAGCAGGGGTACCGGGTCTTTGACTTCGGCCGTTCCACCAAGGACAGCGGGACGTATCGTTTCAAAGAACAGTGGGGAGCCAAGCCGGTTCAGCTGTATTGGCATTATTGGCTGCGCGATGGCGGCCCGCTGCCTGAATTGAATCCACAGAATCCCAAATATGCGCTGGCTATTCGAGTCTGGCAACAGCTTCCTGTGCCAGTGACGACCACCGTCGGACCCTGGGTTGCGAAGTATCTTCCATGA